The following coding sequences are from one Pseudomonas mendocina window:
- the sdhD gene encoding succinate dehydrogenase, hydrophobic membrane anchor protein translates to MVTNVTNFSRSGLYDWMAQRVSAVVLAAYTLFLLSYVICNPGMGYAEWHGLFSHTAMRIFSLLALVALIVHAWVGMWTITTDYLTPMAIGRWATGVRFLVQAACGVLQFVLFVWGVQILWGF, encoded by the coding sequence ATGGTAACCAACGTTACGAACTTCTCGCGTTCGGGCCTCTATGACTGGATGGCGCAACGCGTTTCTGCGGTCGTTCTCGCGGCTTACACGCTGTTTCTGCTGAGCTATGTGATCTGTAATCCAGGAATGGGCTACGCCGAATGGCACGGTCTGTTCTCTCACACTGCGATGCGCATCTTCAGCCTTCTGGCGCTGGTTGCGCTGATCGTGCACGCCTGGGTAGGTATGTGGACCATCACTACCGACTACCTGACGCCCATGGCCATTGGCCGCTGGGCTACCGGCGTGCGTTTCCTGGTCCAGGCGGCATGTGGCGTTCTCCAGTTCGTCCTGTTCGTCTGGGGCGTGCAGATTCTGTGGGGTTTCTGA
- the sdhC gene encoding succinate dehydrogenase, cytochrome b556 subunit, whose translation MNSQRPVNLDLRTIKLPITAYTSILHRISGVILFVGIAILLFGLDKSLTSEEGFAQVKECLTSPLAKFVIWGLLSALLYHLVAGVRHLIMDVGVGETLEGGKLGSKIVLVISVIVIVLLGVWIW comes from the coding sequence GTGAATAGCCAACGACCTGTAAACCTAGACCTTCGGACTATCAAGCTTCCGATCACCGCTTACACGTCCATTCTTCACCGTATCTCCGGTGTCATCCTCTTTGTCGGTATCGCCATCCTGCTGTTCGGCCTCGACAAGTCGCTGACCTCCGAAGAGGGCTTCGCCCAAGTGAAAGAATGCCTGACCAGCCCGCTGGCCAAGTTCGTGATCTGGGGTCTTCTGTCCGCTCTGCTGTACCACCTGGTGGCCGGTGTGCGCCATCTGATCATGGATGTCGGCGTCGGTGAGACGCTTGAAGGCGGCAAGCTGGGCTCGAAAATCGTGCTTGTCATCTCGGTCATCGTGATCGTGCTGCTGGGGGTATGGATATGGTAA
- the gltA gene encoding citrate synthase — protein MADKKAQLIIEGAAPVELPVLTGTVGPDVIDVRGLTATGRFTFDPGFMSTASCESKITYIDGDKGILLHRGYPIEQLAEDSDYLETCYLLLNGELPSKEEKAQFVSTIKNHTMVHEQLKTFFNGFRRDAHPMAIMCGVVGALSAFYHDSLDINNPRHREISAMRLVAKMPTIAAMTYKYSMGQPMMYPRNDLNYAENFLHMMFNTPAEIKPISPVLAKAMDKIFILHADHEQNASTSTVRLAGSSGANPFACIAAGIAALWGPAHGGANEAVLAMLDEIGDVSNIDKFIAKAKDKNDPFKLMGFGHRVYKNRDPRATVMKQTCDEVLGELGITNDPQLELAMRLEEIALTDPYFKERNLYPNVDFYSGIILKAIGIPTSMFTVIFALARTVGWISHWKEMLSGPYKIGRPRQLYTGYEQRDLPANRD, from the coding sequence ATGGCTGACAAAAAAGCGCAGTTGATCATCGAGGGCGCAGCCCCCGTCGAACTGCCTGTTCTGACCGGCACCGTTGGTCCTGATGTAATCGACGTGCGGGGCCTGACCGCCACGGGTCGCTTCACTTTTGATCCCGGCTTCATGTCGACCGCCTCTTGCGAGTCGAAGATCACCTATATCGATGGTGACAAGGGCATCCTGCTGCACCGCGGCTATCCGATCGAGCAACTCGCCGAAGACTCCGACTACCTGGAAACCTGTTACCTGCTGCTCAATGGCGAACTGCCGAGCAAGGAAGAGAAGGCCCAGTTCGTCAGCACCATCAAGAACCACACCATGGTTCACGAGCAGTTGAAGACCTTCTTCAACGGCTTCCGCCGCGATGCCCACCCAATGGCCATCATGTGCGGCGTAGTGGGCGCCCTCTCTGCCTTCTATCATGACTCGCTGGACATCAATAATCCGCGCCATCGCGAGATTTCGGCCATGCGCCTGGTCGCCAAGATGCCGACCATCGCGGCCATGACCTACAAGTACTCCATGGGCCAACCCATGATGTACCCGCGTAACGACCTGAACTACGCGGAAAACTTCCTGCACATGATGTTCAACACCCCGGCCGAGATCAAACCGATCAGCCCGGTGCTGGCCAAGGCCATGGACAAGATCTTCATCCTCCATGCCGATCACGAGCAGAACGCCTCCACCTCCACCGTGCGCCTGGCAGGCTCCTCAGGCGCCAACCCGTTCGCCTGTATCGCAGCCGGCATCGCAGCACTGTGGGGCCCGGCACACGGTGGCGCCAACGAAGCCGTACTGGCCATGCTGGACGAGATCGGTGACGTATCGAACATCGACAAGTTCATCGCCAAGGCCAAGGACAAGAACGATCCGTTCAAGCTCATGGGTTTCGGCCATCGCGTCTACAAGAACCGCGACCCGCGCGCTACCGTGATGAAGCAGACCTGCGACGAAGTCCTCGGCGAGCTGGGCATCACCAACGATCCGCAGCTGGAACTGGCCATGCGCCTGGAAGAGATCGCCCTGACCGATCCGTACTTCAAGGAACGCAACCTGTACCCGAACGTCGACTTCTATTCGGGGATCATCCTCAAGGCGATCGGCATTCCGACCAGCATGTTCACCGTGATCTTCGCCCTGGCACGCACCGTCGGCTGGATCTCGCACTGGAAGGAAATGCTCTCCGGCCCGTACAAGATCGGCCGCCCGCGTCAGCTGTACACCGGCTACGAGCAGCGCGACCTGCCTGCCAACCGCGACTGA
- a CDS encoding START domain-containing protein: MIRISALAMMLCASAAHAAERPWQLEREEDGIRVYLAEVPGSKYKAYRGVVTVKSDLPHLLALQEDVSGSCAWIFSCQQQRLLETKDDVSEIYTRFEMPWPVKSRDSVIQVTTRTEPDGSVTRLLKAVPERLPEEKDFVRVSRVDGQWHMKPLSDGEVEVTYEVHTEPGGSVPSWLANSFVVDAPLETLKGLRAQAEGR, translated from the coding sequence ATGATCCGTATTTCCGCATTGGCCATGATGTTGTGTGCGAGCGCTGCCCATGCCGCCGAGAGGCCGTGGCAGCTGGAACGGGAGGAGGACGGCATTCGTGTCTACCTGGCCGAGGTGCCGGGGTCGAAGTACAAGGCCTACCGTGGCGTGGTCACGGTAAAAAGCGATTTGCCGCATTTGCTGGCCTTGCAGGAGGACGTTTCAGGCTCCTGCGCTTGGATCTTCAGCTGTCAGCAGCAGCGGCTGCTGGAGACCAAGGACGATGTCAGCGAAATCTATACTCGCTTCGAGATGCCCTGGCCGGTGAAGTCGCGTGATTCGGTGATTCAAGTCACCACTCGAACCGAGCCTGACGGCAGCGTCACGCGTCTGCTCAAGGCCGTGCCTGAGCGCCTGCCGGAAGAAAAGGACTTCGTGCGGGTCAGTCGGGTCGATGGTCAGTGGCATATGAAGCCGCTGAGCGATGGTGAGGTGGAAGTGACTTACGAGGTGCATACCGAACCGGGTGGTAGCGTACCGTCCTGGCTGGCCAACAGCTTTGTGGTCGATGCGCCGCTGGAAACGCTGAAAGGGCTGCGTGCGCAGGCCGAGGGACGTTGA
- a CDS encoding YkgJ family cysteine cluster protein, giving the protein MECRAGCGACCIAPSISSPIPGMPEGKPAGVRCLHLSVDYLCALFGRAERPAVCAAFKADELVCGDSRESAIRMLGWLEQATA; this is encoded by the coding sequence ATGGAATGTCGTGCCGGTTGTGGTGCCTGCTGCATCGCGCCCTCCATCAGTTCGCCGATTCCAGGCATGCCCGAAGGCAAGCCAGCCGGCGTGCGTTGTCTCCATCTTTCCGTTGACTATCTCTGCGCCCTGTTCGGGCGGGCGGAGCGTCCGGCTGTGTGCGCTGCATTCAAGGCTGACGAGCTTGTCTGTGGCGACAGCCGTGAGAGTGCCATTCGAATGCTGGGTTGGCTCGAGCAGGCGACTGCTTGA
- a CDS encoding NAD(P)-dependent oxidoreductase, with protein sequence MAKVAFLGLGVMGYPMAGHLARKGHQVTVYNRSPGKAEQWMGEYAGSSAPTPREAVQGAELVMCCVGNDDDLRSVVLGEQGAFAGMAPGAILVDHTTASADVARELAAIAAERGLGFLDAPVSGGQAGAVNGVLTVMVGGEPQAYAAAEAAIQSYARMIRLMGPAGSGQLTKMVNQICIAGLVQGLAEALNFAQCAGLDGHAVVDVISKGAAQSWQMENRYKTMLAGEFDFGFAVDWMRKDLSILLEESRRNGAQLPVTALVDQFYADVQGMGGGRWDTSSLLARLQRNH encoded by the coding sequence ATGGCAAAGGTCGCGTTTCTCGGTTTGGGCGTCATGGGCTATCCAATGGCCGGGCATCTGGCGCGCAAAGGGCATCAGGTGACGGTCTACAACCGCTCGCCGGGCAAGGCCGAGCAATGGATGGGCGAATACGCCGGCAGCAGTGCGCCTACACCGCGTGAGGCCGTGCAGGGTGCTGAGCTGGTGATGTGCTGCGTGGGTAACGATGATGACCTGCGCAGCGTGGTTCTGGGTGAGCAGGGCGCTTTCGCGGGTATGGCGCCGGGCGCCATCCTGGTCGATCACACCACGGCCTCGGCCGATGTCGCGCGGGAGCTGGCAGCTATCGCCGCTGAGCGCGGCCTGGGTTTTCTCGATGCACCGGTGTCCGGTGGTCAGGCGGGCGCCGTCAACGGCGTGCTGACGGTGATGGTTGGCGGCGAACCGCAAGCCTATGCCGCCGCCGAAGCCGCTATCCAGAGCTATGCGCGAATGATTCGACTGATGGGGCCGGCCGGTAGCGGGCAGTTGACCAAGATGGTCAACCAGATCTGCATCGCCGGCCTGGTTCAGGGGTTGGCCGAGGCGCTGAACTTCGCTCAATGCGCCGGTCTCGATGGCCACGCGGTGGTCGATGTGATCAGCAAGGGCGCTGCGCAATCCTGGCAGATGGAAAATCGCTACAAGACCATGCTGGCCGGTGAGTTCGACTTCGGTTTCGCCGTCGACTGGATGCGCAAGGATCTGTCGATCCTGCTCGAAGAGTCGCGTCGCAATGGCGCGCAACTGCCGGTCACGGCGCTGGTCGACCAGTTCTACGCCGACGTGCAGGGCATGGGCGGTGGCCGCTGGGATACCTCCAGCCTGTTGGCGCGCCTGCAGCGTAACCACTGA
- a CDS encoding exonuclease domain-containing protein, whose amino-acid sequence MGHWLVIDLEATTDEGGWAMEEMEIIEIGASLVGADGHERDHFQRIIKPQRRPCLTDFCRELTHITQAEIDSAAALPQVWAQFERWLGQHAPRLAGWSSWGDYDRRQLEQEWRQHQLHSLLADVPHLNLKQAFAKARQLPRPVGLHSALQLAGMQFQGQQHRALEDARNTARLLPLVLPVKG is encoded by the coding sequence ATGGGGCATTGGCTAGTCATCGACCTGGAAGCCACCACCGACGAAGGCGGCTGGGCGATGGAAGAAATGGAAATCATCGAGATCGGTGCCAGCCTGGTCGGAGCAGATGGTCATGAGCGCGACCATTTTCAGCGCATCATCAAACCGCAACGCCGGCCCTGCCTGACCGACTTCTGCCGCGAACTCACCCACATCACCCAGGCCGAGATCGATAGCGCCGCCGCCTTGCCTCAGGTGTGGGCCCAGTTCGAACGCTGGCTGGGACAACATGCGCCGCGTCTGGCTGGCTGGAGCAGTTGGGGGGACTACGACCGCCGCCAACTGGAACAGGAATGGCGCCAGCATCAGCTGCATAGCCTGTTGGCCGATGTTCCGCACCTGAACCTCAAACAAGCCTTCGCCAAGGCGCGTCAGTTGCCACGCCCCGTCGGCCTTCACAGCGCCCTGCAACTGGCCGGTATGCAGTTTCAGGGGCAACAGCACCGTGCCCTGGAGGACGCGCGCAATACCGCACGCCTGCTGCCGCTGGTTCTCCCCGTTAAAGGGTGA
- a CDS encoding pyrimidine/purine nucleoside phosphorylase — protein MFKVNEYFDGTVKSIGFTMAEGPATIGVMAPGEYEFGTSQLEVMHVVAGALTVKLPGSDSWNTFEAGSKFTVEANSKFQLKVAVDTAYLCEYR, from the coding sequence ATGTTCAAGGTCAACGAGTACTTCGACGGCACCGTCAAATCCATCGGCTTCACCATGGCTGAAGGCCCTGCCACCATTGGCGTGATGGCCCCGGGCGAATACGAATTCGGCACCAGCCAACTGGAAGTCATGCATGTCGTCGCCGGCGCCCTGACCGTCAAACTGCCGGGTAGCGACAGCTGGAACACCTTTGAAGCCGGCAGCAAGTTCACCGTCGAAGCCAACAGCAAGTTCCAGCTGAAGGTGGCTGTGGATACCGCCTACCTCTGCGAATACCGCTAA
- the rhtA gene encoding threonine/homoserine exporter RhtA, whose product MSRTALFAPIALLVVAMVSIQSGASLAKNLFPLVGAEGTTALRLVLGAIILSLVMQPWRARLDLRKCQALVAYGLSLGGMNLLFYMSLQSIPLGIAVALEFTGPLALALFSSRRLLDFVWVILAIAGLWMLLPTGATQSAIDPLGAALALGAGVCWSLYIIFGQKAGAQHGRHTVALGTWVAALLVLPIGVWHAGSDLLSVDLLPIALGVALLSSALPYSLEMVALTRLPARTFSVLMSLEPAVAALCGLIFLGEKLLWGQWLAVGAIIIASAGAAATIRPKS is encoded by the coding sequence ATGTCGCGCACCGCACTTTTTGCCCCCATCGCCCTGCTCGTGGTGGCCATGGTCTCGATCCAGAGCGGTGCATCGCTGGCCAAGAACCTGTTCCCCCTGGTCGGTGCCGAGGGCACCACGGCGCTGCGCCTGGTGCTCGGTGCGATCATTCTGTCGCTGGTGATGCAGCCCTGGCGGGCCAGGCTGGATCTGCGCAAGTGCCAGGCCCTCGTCGCCTACGGCCTGTCCCTGGGCGGCATGAACCTGCTCTTCTACATGTCGCTGCAGAGCATTCCACTGGGCATCGCCGTGGCCCTGGAATTCACCGGCCCACTGGCCCTGGCGCTGTTTTCTTCACGCCGTCTGCTGGATTTCGTCTGGGTCATTCTGGCCATCGCTGGACTGTGGATGCTGCTACCCACCGGTGCCACGCAGAGCGCCATCGACCCGCTTGGCGCCGCCCTGGCGCTCGGTGCGGGCGTTTGCTGGTCGCTGTACATCATCTTCGGCCAGAAAGCCGGCGCCCAGCATGGGCGCCACACCGTTGCGCTGGGTACCTGGGTCGCCGCGCTACTGGTTCTACCCATCGGGGTCTGGCATGCCGGTAGCGATCTGCTGAGCGTCGATTTGCTGCCAATCGCACTGGGCGTCGCGCTGTTGTCTTCCGCCCTGCCCTACAGCCTGGAGATGGTCGCCCTGACGCGCCTGCCGGCACGCACCTTCAGTGTCCTGATGAGCCTGGAGCCGGCTGTCGCCGCGCTGTGCGGCCTGATCTTTCTCGGTGAGAAACTGCTCTGGGGGCAGTGGCTGGCCGTCGGCGCGATCATCATCGCCTCGGCCGGCGCCGCTGCCACCATCAGACCCAAGAGCTAG
- a CDS encoding ABC transporter transmembrane domain-containing protein, whose amino-acid sequence MTSMLSSRQRGAIRLAWRFIAPYRSRVVGALLALMFTAAITLSMGQGIKLLVDQGLATQSPAALRQSLLLFFVLVLALAFGTYTRFYLVSWIGERVVADIRRRVFDHLIELHPGFYESNRSSEIQSRLTADTTLLQSVIGSSLSMALRNLIMLVGGSVLLVVTNPKLSGIVLLALPLVVAPILLFGRRVRALSRQSQDRVADVGSYVGEALGQIKTVQAYNHQDEDKRRFGESAEAAFDVARKRIAQRSWLITVVIVLVLGAVGVMLWVGGMDVIAGRISGGELAAFVFYSLIVGSSFGTLSEVIGELQRAAGAAERIGELLRASNAIVAPPQPQHLSQPVQGRIELQGVRFAYPSRSDSYAIDGIDLQVAAGETLALVGPSGAGKSTLFDLLLRFFDPQAGRILIDGVPIDQLDPRELRASFALVSQNPALFFGSVEDNIRYGRLDASQAEVEAAARAAHAHEFIQRLPQGYQTHLGEAGLGLSGGQRQRLAIARALLADARILLLDEATSALDAESEHLIQQALPSLMAGRTTLVIAHRLATVKQADRIAVIEQGRLAAIGRHAELIESSPLYARLAELQFGS is encoded by the coding sequence ATGACATCGATGCTTTCCTCCCGCCAGCGTGGCGCCATACGCCTGGCCTGGCGCTTCATCGCGCCTTATCGCAGCCGAGTAGTGGGCGCGCTGCTGGCGCTGATGTTCACGGCGGCGATCACCCTGTCCATGGGCCAGGGCATCAAGCTGCTGGTGGATCAGGGCCTGGCCACGCAATCGCCGGCAGCGTTGCGGCAGTCGCTGCTGCTGTTCTTCGTGCTGGTACTGGCGCTGGCCTTCGGCACCTATACACGTTTCTATCTGGTGTCGTGGATCGGCGAGCGGGTGGTCGCGGATATCCGCCGGCGTGTCTTCGATCATCTGATCGAACTGCACCCAGGCTTCTACGAGAGCAATCGCAGTTCGGAGATCCAGTCACGGCTGACTGCCGATACCACGCTACTGCAATCGGTGATCGGCTCGTCGCTGTCGATGGCGCTGCGCAACCTGATCATGCTGGTTGGCGGCAGTGTGCTGCTGGTGGTCACCAATCCCAAGCTCAGCGGCATTGTCCTGCTGGCCTTACCGCTGGTGGTGGCGCCAATCCTGCTGTTTGGCCGCCGCGTGCGCGCACTGTCGCGGCAAAGCCAGGATCGCGTGGCGGATGTCGGCAGCTACGTGGGCGAGGCGCTGGGGCAGATCAAGACGGTGCAGGCCTACAACCACCAGGACGAGGACAAGCGTCGTTTCGGTGAGTCCGCCGAGGCGGCGTTCGATGTGGCGCGCAAGCGTATCGCCCAGCGTTCATGGTTGATCACCGTGGTCATCGTGCTGGTGCTCGGTGCGGTGGGGGTGATGCTCTGGGTCGGTGGCATGGATGTGATCGCCGGGCGCATTTCTGGCGGCGAACTGGCCGCTTTCGTGTTCTACAGCCTGATCGTCGGCTCGTCGTTCGGCACCTTGAGCGAGGTGATCGGCGAGTTGCAGCGTGCGGCCGGCGCCGCCGAGCGTATTGGCGAGCTGCTGCGTGCCAGTAACGCCATCGTGGCGCCGCCGCAGCCGCAGCACCTGTCACAGCCGGTGCAGGGGCGTATCGAACTGCAGGGCGTGCGCTTTGCCTATCCGTCACGCTCGGACAGCTATGCCATCGATGGCATCGACCTGCAGGTGGCAGCGGGGGAGACCTTGGCTCTGGTTGGCCCTTCCGGGGCAGGCAAGTCGACGCTGTTTGACCTGCTGCTGCGCTTCTTCGATCCGCAGGCCGGGCGCATCCTCATCGATGGCGTGCCGATCGATCAGCTTGATCCGCGTGAGTTACGTGCCAGTTTCGCCCTGGTTTCGCAGAATCCTGCGCTGTTTTTCGGCTCGGTCGAGGACAACATTCGCTACGGTCGCCTGGATGCCAGCCAGGCCGAGGTGGAAGCTGCTGCACGGGCGGCGCACGCTCATGAGTTCATCCAGCGCCTGCCACAGGGTTATCAGACTCATCTCGGTGAGGCTGGGCTCGGACTTTCCGGTGGCCAGCGTCAGCGTCTGGCGATTGCCCGTGCCTTGCTTGCCGATGCGCGGATCCTGCTGCTGGACGAGGCGACCAGCGCACTGGATGCCGAGAGTGAACATCTGATCCAGCAGGCGCTGCCATCGCTGATGGCCGGACGCACGACGCTGGTGATCGCCCATCGTCTGGCCACGGTGAAACAGGCGGATCGCATCGCGGTGATCGAGCAGGGGCGTCTGGCCGCGATTGGCCGGCATGCCGAGCTGATCGAGAGCAGCCCTTTGTATGCGCGGTTGGCTGAGCTGCAGTTCGGCAGCTAG
- a CDS encoding DoxX-like family protein — MTEVRLAQIAWLARLALALVFIWHGLAPKILWLSPDEVAMIGAHGLPDYPLFAPEVIARIAGVAEILLGIVLLTVRRQRWPLLVAGAVLLALLLDVALFSPHLLIQAFNPLSTNLATLALCAVAWLAEAPSAADS, encoded by the coding sequence ATGACTGAGGTGCGCCTGGCGCAGATTGCCTGGCTCGCTCGATTGGCCCTGGCGCTGGTGTTCATCTGGCATGGGCTGGCACCGAAGATTCTCTGGCTCAGCCCTGACGAGGTGGCGATGATCGGGGCTCACGGCCTGCCTGATTACCCGCTGTTCGCCCCGGAGGTGATCGCCCGTATCGCTGGCGTCGCCGAAATACTTCTGGGCATCGTGCTGCTGACGGTGCGTCGCCAGCGCTGGCCCTTGCTGGTCGCTGGCGCAGTATTGCTGGCGCTGTTGCTTGATGTTGCGTTGTTCAGTCCCCATCTGTTGATCCAGGCGTTCAATCCGCTTTCGACCAACCTGGCCACGCTGGCTTTGTGCGCAGTGGCCTGGCTGGCCGAAGCGCCCTCGGCTGCTGACTCCTGA
- a CDS encoding thiol-disulfide oxidoreductase DCC family protein: protein MTQQSLPPNLAAGERVVLFDGVCKLCNGWARFLIRHDRQRQFRLASVQSAQGQALLAWYGLPTDRFDTMALIDEAGLHVRSSALLRILARLPQPWRSLSWLRLIPRSLRDWSYDRIALNRYHLFGRHEVCLLPSADHAERFLHD, encoded by the coding sequence ATGACGCAGCAGTCGTTGCCGCCGAATCTTGCTGCAGGCGAGCGTGTCGTTCTGTTCGATGGCGTCTGCAAACTCTGCAACGGCTGGGCGAGATTCCTCATTCGCCATGACCGGCAGCGACAGTTTCGCCTGGCTTCGGTGCAGTCGGCACAGGGCCAGGCATTGCTGGCCTGGTACGGCCTGCCGACCGACCGCTTCGACACGATGGCGCTGATCGACGAGGCCGGGTTGCATGTACGTTCCTCGGCGTTGCTGCGCATCCTCGCCCGCTTGCCCCAGCCCTGGCGTAGCCTCAGCTGGCTGCGTCTGATCCCGCGCTCACTACGCGATTGGAGTTACGACCGCATTGCGCTGAATCGCTACCACCTGTTCGGCCGGCATGAGGTCTGCCTGCTGCCCAGCGCCGACCATGCCGAGCGCTTCCTGCATGACTGA
- a CDS encoding DUF1287 domain-containing protein yields MRMVIALLVWSLAFAAQAIEADKLVLDARKQVGVTLSYDPAYRKLSYPGGDVPMATGVCTDVVIRALRQQGLDLQESVHRDMRGNFSVYPKHWGLSRPDSNIDHRRVPNLMTWFKRQGWSLPVKQDASAYRAGDIVTWDLGRGLTHIGIVSDRQAATGTPLVLHNIGRGTQEEDILFAYRITGHYRPLAQQARAGQ; encoded by the coding sequence ATGCGAATGGTGATCGCGCTGCTGGTCTGGTCGCTGGCTTTTGCCGCGCAGGCCATCGAGGCGGACAAGCTGGTACTCGATGCGCGCAAACAGGTTGGCGTGACCCTGAGCTATGACCCGGCCTACCGGAAACTGAGCTATCCAGGCGGCGACGTGCCCATGGCCACCGGGGTCTGCACCGATGTGGTGATCCGTGCGCTGCGCCAACAGGGGTTGGATCTGCAGGAGTCGGTACATCGCGATATGCGTGGCAACTTCTCGGTCTACCCGAAACACTGGGGGTTGAGCCGCCCCGACAGCAATATCGACCACCGCCGCGTGCCCAACCTGATGACCTGGTTCAAGCGCCAGGGCTGGTCACTGCCGGTCAAACAGGATGCCTCGGCCTACCGGGCCGGCGATATCGTCACCTGGGATCTGGGCCGCGGCCTCACCCACATCGGCATCGTCAGCGACCGTCAGGCTGCAACCGGCACACCGCTGGTGCTGCACAACATTGGCCGGGGTACGCAGGAGGAGGACATTCTGTTCGCCTACCGCATTACTGGCCATTACCGGCCGCTGGCGCAGCAGGCGAGGGCTGGCCAATGA
- a CDS encoding ATP-NAD kinase family protein, with product MSRFHIGLIINPLAGLGGPAGFKGSDGMAEQALALGFEPKAAQRTRTALEQLLTLRERIEFVSYSGVMGGDLLAQMGFEHRLLGQVAPALTTAEDTRRAVQQLQGAGVALILFAGGDGTARDVCAAVREGQPVLGIPAGVKIQSGVYAISPRAAGELTARLVEGGLVRLASGEVRDIDENALREGRVTARWYGELCVPQEGGYVQAVKQGGMESEELVLADLAAWLEAEWEPGARYVLGPGSTLHGLAQNLGLETTLLGVDVIEDGQVIARDVNEAELFGLVEGRPTYLLVTAIGGQGHIIGRGNQQISPRVLRAIGLERLRVVATKRKLATLEGRPLLVDSGDVTLDDAFPDAVRVWAGYKEELLYPLSR from the coding sequence ATGTCGCGTTTTCATATCGGTCTGATCATCAATCCACTGGCTGGGCTGGGCGGCCCGGCAGGGTTCAAGGGCAGCGACGGCATGGCCGAGCAGGCGCTGGCTCTGGGTTTCGAGCCAAAAGCCGCGCAACGTACACGTACGGCGCTTGAACAGTTGTTGACCCTGCGTGAGCGCATAGAGTTCGTCAGCTATTCGGGCGTCATGGGTGGCGATCTTTTGGCGCAGATGGGCTTCGAGCATCGCCTGCTGGGGCAGGTCGCCCCAGCGCTAACCACAGCAGAAGACACCCGCCGGGCCGTGCAGCAACTGCAGGGCGCAGGCGTGGCGTTGATTCTGTTTGCAGGCGGCGATGGCACAGCTCGCGATGTCTGCGCGGCTGTCAGGGAGGGGCAGCCGGTACTGGGCATTCCGGCCGGGGTAAAAATTCAGTCTGGCGTCTACGCCATCAGCCCACGCGCAGCAGGCGAGCTGACTGCACGACTGGTCGAAGGTGGCCTGGTTCGTCTGGCCAGCGGTGAAGTACGCGATATCGATGAGAATGCCTTGCGTGAGGGGCGCGTGACTGCACGCTGGTATGGCGAGCTGTGCGTGCCGCAGGAAGGTGGTTACGTACAGGCGGTCAAGCAGGGCGGTATGGAGTCCGAAGAACTGGTGCTGGCGGATCTTGCCGCCTGGCTGGAGGCAGAGTGGGAGCCTGGCGCGCGTTACGTGTTGGGCCCCGGTTCGACCTTGCACGGCCTGGCACAGAACCTGGGGCTGGAAACCACGTTGCTGGGCGTCGATGTGATCGAGGATGGTCAGGTCATCGCTCGTGACGTCAACGAAGCCGAGCTGTTCGGCCTGGTCGAGGGCCGTCCGACTTACCTGCTGGTGACCGCCATTGGTGGCCAGGGCCATATCATCGGCCGCGGCAATCAGCAGATCAGCCCGCGCGTGTTGCGTGCCATTGGCCTGGAGCGCCTGCGCGTGGTGGCGACCAAGCGCAAGCTGGCGACCCTGGAAGGAAGGCCGCTGCTGGTCGATAGTGGCGACGTGACGCTGGACGATGCCTTTCCAGATGCGGTGCGGGTCTGGGCTGGCTATAAGGAAGAACTGCTGTATCCCCTGAGTCGATAG
- a CDS encoding PA1571 family protein — MSMQDTAAQCTTRNQTQEPVGGFIIDGQGREVPITEDMIQQACDALEESREQARQS, encoded by the coding sequence ATGAGCATGCAAGACACCGCAGCCCAATGCACCACCCGCAATCAAACGCAGGAGCCAGTGGGCGGTTTTATCATCGATGGTCAGGGCCGCGAAGTGCCGATCACCGAAGACATGATCCAGCAGGCCTGCGATGCGTTGGAAGAAAGCCGTGAGCAGGCTCGCCAGAGCTGA